The following are from one region of the Mesorhizobium sp. B2-8-5 genome:
- a CDS encoding ABC transporter substrate-binding protein, with the protein MTIKTTLGLALSLTVLSIAAPACAADLVLYDALDFAGPVAKAFQAKTGLTVDIVEPGSTGETLGKIAAEGNNPQFDIVWLDGSAVMERMAADHVLQPVPTDEFDKIAWTDLGKSLIPQSHAFLPTGTSTTAIEVNTKKVKADKMPKSWADLQGFAGSVAAKDPNLSGPAYQWLAGLFQTNGVDAGKELLAKTLTNKSLSGLSSGGKVNKAVLTGDASVGINQDSAIFSKIAAGEPVVAVYPSEGSVSLPQGLGISARTQHMDAARKFIEFVTSADGQAAMQNGDDTDFFYIPIVKGVNPKPGRETSIAYTHLDDATASAHETEWKQWYKEKFVQ; encoded by the coding sequence ATGACTATAAAGACAACGCTTGGACTTGCGTTGAGTTTGACGGTTCTATCCATCGCCGCGCCGGCCTGCGCCGCGGATCTGGTGCTCTATGACGCGCTCGACTTTGCCGGCCCGGTCGCCAAGGCCTTCCAGGCCAAGACCGGGCTGACCGTCGACATCGTCGAGCCCGGCAGCACCGGCGAAACGCTGGGCAAGATCGCAGCTGAAGGCAATAACCCGCAATTCGACATCGTCTGGCTCGACGGCTCCGCCGTGATGGAGCGCATGGCGGCCGACCACGTGCTGCAGCCGGTGCCGACCGATGAATTCGACAAGATCGCCTGGACCGATCTCGGCAAGTCGCTGATCCCGCAGAGCCACGCCTTCCTGCCGACCGGCACCAGCACCACCGCGATCGAGGTCAACACCAAGAAGGTCAAGGCCGACAAGATGCCGAAATCCTGGGCCGACCTGCAGGGCTTCGCCGGCAGCGTCGCCGCCAAGGACCCGAACCTCTCCGGCCCGGCCTATCAGTGGCTTGCCGGCCTGTTCCAGACCAACGGCGTCGATGCCGGCAAGGAGCTGCTCGCCAAGACGCTGACCAACAAGTCGCTCTCGGGGCTCTCCAGCGGCGGCAAGGTCAACAAGGCGGTGCTGACCGGCGACGCCTCGGTCGGCATCAACCAGGACAGCGCCATCTTCTCCAAGATCGCCGCCGGCGAGCCTGTCGTCGCCGTCTATCCGAGCGAGGGTTCGGTCTCGCTGCCGCAGGGCCTCGGCATCAGCGCCAGGACGCAGCATATGGATGCCGCGCGCAAGTTCATCGAATTCGTCACCAGCGCCGATGGCCAGGCCGCGATGCAGAACGGCGACGACACCGACTTCTTCTACATTCCGATCGTCAAGGGCGTGAACCCCAAGCCCGGCCGCGAGACCAGCATCGCCTACACCCATCTCGACGACGCGACGGCCTCGGCGCACGAGACGGAGTGGAAGCAGTGGTACAAGGAAAAGTTCGTCCAGTGA
- a CDS encoding MurR/RpiR family transcriptional regulator, which produces MTSDDSEDRPSAFDDRVEAAFETLPPAEQRMARFFVGQKQAVLLGSAAEIAALAGASDATVVRTARSLGFDSLSALRQMLLADLTGTASPGRRLARTLQETGGDSAAALRHVVGLHESALEALKRPEMEAAFANAVDLLAAARRRHIFGIGPSGAMAEYAALQFNRIGLPSSALSVSGVALADRLLWLESGDAVLMMAYAPLYREVEIVLEQAGLHDVPVVLISDNLGPLVSDKVAATLPVPRGKADHLATHGGTMVLIEAMIIALAAKAGETAFDSLDRLSGLRGAIDKAWIKRGTRKK; this is translated from the coding sequence ATGACATCCGACGATTCCGAAGACAGGCCGAGCGCTTTCGACGATCGCGTCGAGGCAGCCTTCGAAACCCTGCCGCCAGCCGAGCAGCGCATGGCGCGTTTCTTCGTCGGCCAGAAGCAGGCGGTGCTGCTAGGATCGGCGGCCGAGATCGCCGCCCTTGCCGGCGCCAGCGACGCAACCGTGGTGCGCACCGCCCGCTCGCTCGGCTTCGACAGCCTGTCGGCGCTGCGCCAGATGCTGCTCGCGGACCTGACCGGCACGGCCTCACCCGGCAGGCGGCTGGCCCGCACCTTGCAAGAGACCGGCGGCGACAGCGCCGCGGCGCTGCGCCATGTCGTCGGCCTCCATGAAAGCGCGCTCGAGGCGCTGAAGCGGCCGGAGATGGAAGCGGCCTTCGCCAACGCCGTCGATCTCCTGGCCGCCGCCCGTCGCCGCCACATCTTCGGCATCGGCCCCTCGGGCGCCATGGCCGAATACGCGGCCCTGCAATTCAACAGGATCGGCCTGCCGAGCAGCGCGCTTTCTGTGTCGGGCGTAGCGCTTGCCGACCGCCTTCTGTGGCTGGAAAGCGGCGATGCCGTGTTGATGATGGCCTACGCACCGCTTTACCGCGAGGTCGAGATCGTCCTCGAGCAGGCCGGCCTGCATGACGTGCCGGTGGTGCTGATCAGCGACAATCTGGGGCCGCTCGTCTCCGACAAGGTGGCTGCGACGCTGCCGGTCCCCCGCGGCAAGGCCGACCACCTCGCCACCCATGGCGGCACCATGGTGCTCATCGAGGCAATGATCATCGCCCTGGCCGCCAAGGCCGGCGAGACCGCGTTCGACAGCCTGGACCGGTTGAGCGGCCTGCGCGGCGCGATCGACAAGGCATGGATAAAACGCGGGACGCGCAAGAAGTAA
- a CDS encoding LLM class flavin-dependent oxidoreductase, translated as MKKIGFLSFGHWSPSPQSGTRSGADALLQSIDLAVAAEELGADGAYYRVHHFARQLASPFPLLAAAGAKTRRIELGTAVIDMRYENPLYMAEDAGAADLIAGGRLQLGISRGSPEQVIDGWRHFGYVPEDGKSDADMARRHSEIFLDLLRGEGFAQPNPRPMFPNPPGLLRLEPFSAGLRDRIWWGAATDATAVWAAKLGMNLQSSTLKFDESGEPLHVQQAKQIRAYRAAWKEAGHTREPRVSVSRSIFALVNDMDRAYFGGSEGEDHFGYIEPEKRAVFGRTYADEPDKLVEQLKADEAIAEADTLLLTVPNQLGVDYNAHVIESILKHVSPALGWR; from the coding sequence ATGAAGAAGATCGGATTTCTGTCGTTCGGGCATTGGTCGCCCTCGCCGCAATCGGGCACGCGCTCGGGCGCCGACGCGCTGCTGCAGTCGATCGACCTCGCGGTCGCGGCCGAGGAGCTCGGCGCCGACGGCGCCTATTACCGCGTCCACCATTTTGCCCGGCAGCTCGCCTCACCGTTTCCGTTGCTTGCCGCGGCGGGCGCCAAAACCCGGCGTATCGAGCTCGGCACCGCCGTCATTGACATGCGCTACGAGAACCCGCTCTACATGGCCGAGGACGCGGGCGCTGCAGACCTCATCGCCGGCGGGCGTCTGCAGTTGGGCATAAGCCGCGGCTCGCCCGAGCAGGTGATCGATGGCTGGCGCCATTTCGGCTACGTGCCCGAAGACGGCAAGAGCGACGCCGACATGGCGCGCCGGCATTCGGAGATCTTCCTCGACCTGTTGCGCGGCGAGGGCTTTGCCCAGCCCAATCCGCGGCCGATGTTCCCCAACCCGCCCGGCCTGCTCAGGCTGGAACCCTTCTCGGCCGGCCTGCGCGACCGCATCTGGTGGGGCGCGGCCACCGACGCCACCGCGGTATGGGCGGCCAAGCTTGGCATGAACCTGCAAAGCTCGACGCTGAAATTCGATGAGAGCGGTGAGCCGCTGCATGTCCAGCAGGCCAAGCAGATAAGAGCCTACCGCGCCGCCTGGAAGGAAGCCGGCCATACAAGGGAGCCGCGCGTCTCGGTCAGCCGCAGCATTTTTGCCCTCGTCAACGACATGGACCGCGCCTATTTCGGCGGCAGCGAGGGCGAGGACCATTTCGGCTATATCGAGCCGGAGAAGCGCGCCGTGTTCGGCCGCACCTATGCCGACGAGCCGGACAAGCTGGTGGAACAGCTCAAGGCGGACGAGGCGATCGCCGAGGCCGACACGCTGCTGCTCACCGTGCCCAACCAGCTCGGCGTCGACTACAACGCCCATGTCATCGAGTCGATCCTGAAGCACGTCTCGCCGGCGCTGGGGTGGCGGTGA
- a CDS encoding sugar ABC transporter substrate-binding protein, translating into MSKISDTHGFGPFSRRQFLKTSALAAGALALPLGPALAADKPKVGLVMKSLANEFFKQMQAGAEDYAAKNKDKFDFAAVGMKDERDFAAQVDAIENFITQNYNIIVVAPADSKAMVTPIAKALKAGIKVINIDVSLDTEAKKKAGIDLAFFGPDNRAGAKLAGDALGKALGKGGKVVILEGNPEADNAKERKLGFDDAVKENGLDLLDSKTAHWETEEANTLMTNFLTQHPDIQGVMAANDSMALGVVKAIDAAGKSGQIKVVGFDNIPAVGPLLKDGKMLATVEQYGAQMAAMGIDYGLRELAGEKFSGWVKTDIKLITA; encoded by the coding sequence ATGAGCAAGATTTCGGACACGCACGGGTTTGGCCCGTTCTCACGCCGCCAGTTCCTGAAGACCAGCGCCTTGGCTGCAGGCGCGCTCGCTCTGCCGCTCGGCCCGGCGCTTGCAGCCGACAAGCCGAAGGTCGGCCTGGTCATGAAGTCGCTGGCCAACGAGTTCTTCAAGCAGATGCAGGCCGGCGCGGAGGACTACGCGGCCAAAAACAAGGACAAGTTCGATTTCGCCGCCGTCGGCATGAAGGACGAGCGCGACTTCGCCGCCCAGGTCGACGCGATCGAGAACTTCATCACCCAGAACTACAACATCATCGTCGTGGCGCCGGCCGATTCGAAGGCCATGGTCACGCCGATCGCCAAGGCGCTGAAGGCCGGCATCAAGGTGATCAACATCGACGTCTCGCTCGACACCGAGGCCAAGAAGAAGGCCGGCATCGACCTCGCCTTCTTCGGGCCGGACAACCGCGCCGGCGCCAAACTCGCCGGCGACGCGCTCGGCAAGGCGCTGGGCAAGGGCGGCAAGGTCGTCATCCTCGAAGGCAATCCCGAGGCCGACAACGCCAAGGAACGCAAGCTCGGCTTCGACGACGCGGTGAAGGAAAACGGCCTCGACCTGCTCGATTCCAAGACCGCGCATTGGGAGACCGAGGAAGCCAACACGCTGATGACCAACTTCCTCACCCAGCATCCGGATATCCAGGGCGTGATGGCGGCCAACGACTCGATGGCGCTCGGCGTCGTCAAGGCGATCGACGCGGCCGGCAAGTCCGGCCAGATCAAGGTCGTCGGCTTCGACAACATCCCGGCCGTCGGCCCGCTGCTGAAGGACGGCAAGATGCTCGCCACCGTCGAGCAGTATGGCGCCCAGATGGCCGCCATGGGCATCGACTACGGCCTGCGCGAGCTTGCCGGCGAGAAATTCTCCGGCTGGGTCAAGACCGACATCAAGCTGATCACCGCCTGA
- a CDS encoding sugar ABC transporter ATP-binding protein — protein sequence MNDVILSLEGVGKIFPGAVALSDVSLSIARGETHIILGENGAGKSTLIKLLAGIYQPDSGKIAFNGQPYRPKTPHDAQQSGIRVVHQELNLLPYLSIAENLMLESLPRRAFGIVDRRALNSRAVALLKEVGLDIDPRTRVEALGVAQMQLVEIAKALSYDSKLLVLDEPTATLTPPEIERLFSIIRRLKAKGVTIIYISHRLHEVFEIGNRVTVLRNGRLVATRDLEGLTVPDLVRMMIGRDIADEYGFDASIVPGKVALSVANLKRDAATPDISFAVRHGEILGVAGLVGSGRTEAMRALFGADPKLDGVVEIDGKPVAIAAPKDAVRHGLSLLTEDRKGQGLLLDMAVDKNITITDLAKVSRNGLLNRRAESAAANDLVGQLRVKASSIEQAVRNLSGGNQQKVVLAKWLFRGTSTLILDEPTRGVDIGARREIYQLLWMLAAQQKGIIMVSSDLPELMGMCHRIVVFSRNRIVGEVPRSEFDQERILSLAYQEYVRP from the coding sequence ATGAACGACGTGATTCTTTCCCTTGAAGGGGTCGGAAAGATCTTTCCCGGCGCCGTCGCGCTGAGCGATGTGTCGCTGTCGATCGCGCGTGGCGAGACCCATATCATCCTGGGCGAGAACGGCGCCGGCAAGTCGACGCTGATCAAGCTCCTGGCCGGCATCTACCAGCCGGACTCGGGCAAGATCGCCTTCAATGGCCAGCCCTACCGGCCGAAGACACCGCATGACGCGCAACAGAGCGGCATCCGCGTCGTGCATCAGGAGCTGAACCTCCTGCCCTATCTCAGCATCGCCGAGAATTTGATGCTGGAAAGCCTGCCGCGCCGCGCCTTCGGCATCGTCGACCGCAGGGCGCTCAACAGCCGCGCCGTGGCGCTGCTGAAGGAAGTCGGCCTCGACATCGATCCGCGCACGCGCGTCGAGGCCTTGGGCGTGGCGCAGATGCAGCTGGTCGAGATCGCCAAGGCGCTGAGCTATGACTCGAAGCTCTTGGTGCTCGACGAGCCGACGGCGACGCTGACGCCGCCCGAGATCGAGCGGCTGTTTTCCATCATCAGGCGGCTCAAGGCCAAGGGCGTCACCATCATCTACATCTCGCACCGGCTGCACGAGGTGTTCGAGATCGGCAACCGGGTGACGGTGCTGCGCAATGGCAGGCTGGTCGCGACCCGCGATCTCGAGGGTCTCACCGTGCCCGACCTTGTGCGCATGATGATCGGCCGCGACATCGCCGACGAATACGGTTTCGACGCTTCGATCGTGCCGGGCAAGGTCGCGCTCAGCGTCGCCAATCTGAAGCGCGACGCCGCGACGCCGGACATCTCCTTCGCCGTGCGCCATGGCGAGATCCTCGGCGTCGCCGGCCTGGTGGGCAGCGGCCGCACCGAGGCCATGCGCGCCTTGTTCGGCGCCGATCCCAAGCTCGACGGCGTCGTCGAGATCGACGGCAAGCCGGTGGCGATCGCCGCGCCCAAGGACGCGGTGCGGCACGGCTTGAGCCTGCTCACCGAGGACCGCAAGGGCCAGGGCCTGCTGCTCGACATGGCCGTCGACAAGAACATCACCATCACCGATCTCGCCAAGGTCTCGCGCAACGGGCTGCTCAACCGCCGGGCGGAGAGCGCGGCGGCAAACGATTTGGTCGGGCAGCTGCGCGTCAAGGCAAGCTCGATCGAGCAGGCGGTGCGCAACCTTTCCGGCGGCAACCAGCAGAAGGTGGTTCTGGCCAAATGGCTGTTCCGCGGCACCTCGACGCTGATCCTCGACGAGCCGACGCGCGGCGTCGACATCGGCGCGCGGCGCGAGATCTACCAGCTGCTGTGGATGCTGGCGGCGCAGCAGAAGGGCATCATCATGGTGTCTTCCGACCTGCCCGAGCTGATGGGCATGTGCCACCGCATCGTCGTCTTTTCCAGGAACAGGATCGTCGGCGAAGTGCCGCGATCCGAATTCGACCAGGAGCGCATCCTGTCGCTCGCCTATCAGGAGTATGTGCGACCATGA